The Streptomyces sp. NBC_00102 genome segment TCCCCTTTCGAGCGGTCGGACAGGTGACCCCTTCCACTCTCCGCGCTCCGCGCTCCCCTGTCGCGTCGGCCCGGTGGCCCGCGCACCCCTGGACGCGGAACGGCCCCCGGAGAAGACGGGGGCCGTTCCGTGCGCCCGGTCGGGCACGTGCGCGACGTGTTCAGTTGTGCGCGTGCAGGATGTCGTTCAGTCCGTCCCAGACCGCGTTGTTCGGGCGGGCCTCGACGGCGCCCGTGACGGAGTTGCGGCGGAAGAGGATATTCGAGGCGCCCGAGAGGTCGCGGGCCTTGACGACCTGGCCGTCGGGCATCGTGACGCGGGTACCGGCGGTGACGTACAGACCCGCTTCGACGACGCACTCGTCGCCGAGCGCGATGCCGATGCCCGCCTCCGCACCGATGAGGCAGCGCTCACCGATCACGATGCGCTCCTTGCCGCCGCCGGAGAGGGTGCCCATGGTGGAGGCGCCGCCGCCGATGTCCGAGCCGTCGCCGATGACGACGCCCGCGGAGATGCGGCCCTCGACCATCGACGTGCCGAGCGTGCCGGCGTTGAAGTTGACGAAGCCCTCGTGCATGACGGTCGTACCGGAGGCCAGGTGCGCGCCGAGGCGGACCCGGTCGGCGTCGGCGATGCGGACACCCTTGGGCGCGACGTAGTCCGTCATCCTCGGGAACTTGTCGACCGAGGTGACCTGGAGGTGCAGGCCCTCCGCGCGGGCGTTCAGCCGCACCTTGTCCAGGTCGTCCACGGCGACCGGACCGAGCGAGGTCCAGGCGACGTTGGCGAGGAGACCGAAAACGCCGTCCAGGTTCTGGCCGTGCGGCTGGACGAGCCGGTGCGAGAGGAGGTGCAGGCGCAGGTAGGCGTCGTGCGCGTCCAGCGGCTTGTCGTCCAGCGAGGAGATGACCGTGCGGACGGCGACGACCTCGACTCCGCGACGGGCGTCCACGCCGACGGCCTTCGCGGCGCCTTCGCCGAGGAGGTTCACGGCCTCGTCGGCGGTGAGCCGCTGAGTGCCGGCCGGGCCGGGCTCGGCGGCCAGCTCGGGGGCGGGGTACCACGTGTCGAGGACGGTGCCGTTCCCGGCGATGGTGGCGAGGCCGGCGGCGACGGCGCCGGTGGTGCGGGACGAGCCCTGGGAAGTCGTGTCGGTCATGACCGAAACCTAACCGTCCGGGTCCCGCCCGGGCCAACCGGTCTCAGGGACCGGCCGGTCGCGCCCCGGCCCCGCCCCCCGCTTCACGCCCCACTCGTACACCCCGCTTTTACGCACCCCGCTTTTACGCACCGCGCGCAGACCGGCAGCAGGTGCGGGGACTACGGTGTGCCGCATCGGCCTCACCGGCCGATCGGTCCGACAACTTCATGGAGAGACAGTGACGCAGGACGCGGGGTGGGGCGGCGGGGCGCCGGGGGGCGCGCCGTACGGCGGGGGAGCTCACCAGGGCTGGGGCGGCCGGCGGATGCCACCGCCACCGGAGCCCGGGGTGATACCGCTGGCGCCTCTACGCATATCGGACATCTTCAATGGCACCTTCTCCGCGATGGGCCGCTACTGGAAGCCGCTGTTCGGCTTCGCCGCCACGGTCTACGCGGCGGCGGCCGCCACGCTGGTGGCCGCCCTCCTCGTCGCCTTCTCGGCCGTCCACGACAACCTGGACCGCATCAGGAGCCACTCCTCGGACGCGGACGTGGACTGGGACGACATCTCCTCGGTTCTGGTGGCGCTCGGACTCGCGGCGCTGATCGGGATGGTGGTGGCCGTCGTGGCCTACGCCCTGGTGCAGGCGGCGGTTCCCACGGTGCTCCAAGGAGCCGTGCTGGGGCGCCCGGTGACCTTCCGCTCGGTCCGGCGGACGGCCTGGTCCAGGCTTCCCGCCATGCTGGGCACCATCCTCCTGAACGGGCTGATCGCGGTGATTCCCGTCGCCCTGATCCTGCTCGCCGAAGGGGCCACGGTCGCACTCGCGCTCACGGGCGAGGACCCGGGCAGCGCCGCCGCGTGGCTGGGGGTCTCCGTCCTGTTGCTGCTCCCGACCGGACCGCTGGCGGTCTGGCTCTGGGTGAAGTTCTCGCTGGCCCCGACGGCGGTGGTGCTGGAAGGACAGGGACCGATCGCCGCCATGCGCCGCTCGTCCACTCTCGTCCGCGGCAGCTGGTGGCGGATCTTCGGCATGTCGCTGCTGGGCTTCGCGATGGCCGGTGCGGCCTCGTACGTCGTCCAGATACCGTTCTCGTTCGCCGGGGTGTTCTCCTCGGCGATGACCACCGGGGACCTCGGCGACGACCCGAGCGTCTCCGCCGTCCTGGTCGCCCTGGGTGGCGCCGCCGCGATCATGATGGCCGGTCAGCTGGTCGGCCAGATCTTCGTGGGCACCTTCCCGCCGCTGCTGCTGGGGATGCTCTACGTGGACCGCCGCATCCGTACGGAGAATCTGGCCCAGGACCTCGCCGCCGCGGCAGGCCTGCCCATGCCCCCCGCCTACGCTCCCCCGCCGTACGGATACCAGCCGCCTCCCCCGCCGTACGGCTACCAGGCGCCGCCTCCCCCGTACGGCTACCCCGGCCCGCAACCCGGTCCCGGTCCCGATCAGGACGGTGACTCCGCGCCCTGACCCCCCGCCCGGCGGCTCCCGGGGCCCGGCTGCACCGGGACCGTACAGCCTCAGGCAGGAAACCGCAGATGCCAGGCAACACGGCCGGATCGCACCGCATCAGCCGGGCAAGATCCCCGATGGGGCAGGCATCCGCGTTTGCGTGGCACCACCTTCCGGGTACCGTCATCCGGGAGGTGGTAGCCCGTGAGTCAGCCCCTGACCGAACAGCCCACCCGTCCTGCGGAGTTCGCGCTGACCGGCGACCTCGGCGTGCCGGCCCGGCTGACCGTGCGGGACCTTCTCGCCTGGCCGCAGCACCGCACACGGGTCAGCTTCGAGTGCGCGACCAGCGGCGTGCGGCACCACGGCTTCGAGGGCCCGCTGCTCCACGACGTACTGCGCGACGCCCGCCCCGGTTTCGACCCGGTGCGCCGGAAGGACCGGCTGCGCTTCCTGATCGCCGTGACGGGCGCGGACGGCCACCGCACGCTGCTGACCTGGGCCGAGATCGACCCGGACTTCGCCGGCGCGCCGGTGCTGCCGGCAGTGGGCATCGACGGCGCTCCCCTGCACCGCACCGGCCCGCAACTGGTCCTGCCGCAGGACCGCTGCGGCGGGCGCCACGTCAGCGGCATCCGCTCGATCCGCGTGGACGGCCACTACACCGCCCGCGAAGGCGTTGGACAATCGATCGCTTGCGGTCTGTCGCTGCCGGGTAATAACGATCTTCGCGCGTGAGGCTCAGCGAAGATCATCCGCATCCGCGTCCGTCCCTGTGAGCATTTCCGCGAGCGTTGTCGACGGACGCCTCGCACGTCGGGGGCCCAAACCTACCCCGCAGCCTTCGCCTGTCCTGCGTCTCTGCGCCGGAGTTCAGCATCAAGCGACGGCCGCCGCGCTGTCGCGCAGATCCGATTTTGCGATCAAGTTCAAGGGAGCGTTCGAGCGGTCGAGTCCGCGACCTGGGTGTGGAAGCGCTACTCGGCCCGCCACCAGCCCTGTCCGACATGCCAGTCCCTCACCCAGTGCAGGAAATCGCCCCCCGGCTGATCGGACGGGCGGTCGACATAGGGTGCGGCGCATCCGTCTCTGAGCCACCACACCCGGCCGCGTTGCGGCCCGGTCACCGCTAGCGTCCAGTACTCACCGGGTCTGTCGCTGCCCAGCAGCACGGAGCCGTGCTGGTAGGTCTGGTGCAACAGAGACGAGTGGCGGGTGTGGTCGTAGTAGTCGTACTCCCACTGCCACTCCTCCTCAAGAGGGAAGGGCTGGCCGGGCACGCGCAGGGCAGCGCCATCGAACGGCTCCGGGCTCATCCAGCAGTCCGCTTCCCAGACGGCCCAGCTGTCCGGTTTCTCTCCCAGTGGCAGCAGGCCACCTTCGTCAGGCGGACCATCGTCGGTACCGTTCGCGATCTCAGTCACGAAAGTGCGATACGGCTCCGGCAACACCACCCCGTGCCTGCGCTCCCACACCCCAAGCTCTTCCCTGTCCAAAGGACAGTGACGGACCTCTGCCGGAAAGGCTTCACGCAGGACGGCTATCGCACCCGAAATCGCATCCTCCACGCCCTACAGGTATCACCGGGCACTGACACTCTGGCCTCGGACCACTGCACGCAGCGGGGTAAAAGACAAGCTGAGGCGAACCCCTCAGTCTTGGAGTGTCTTCTTCGGCCGCAGCACGCAGAACTCGTTGCCCTCCGGATCAGCCAGCACCACCCAACTGACGTCACCGCCCTGCCCGACGTCCGCCCTCGTGGCGCCGAGCGCGAGAATCCGCTCGACCTCTGCCGCCTGGTCGTCGGGGCTGAGGTCGATGTGCAGACGGTTCTTGGCCGTCTTGCGTTCGGGCACGGAGACGAAGCAAAGCCCCGGGAGCGCTTCCGCGTTCGCCCCGATCGTCACCTCGTCCGCGTCCTCGTAGACGACCTTCCAGTCCAGCACCTGGCACCAGAAACGGGCGAGCGACGACATGTCGTGGGCGTCCACGACCAGCGTGTACCAAGAAGAGGCCATGGCCGCCACTCTGTCAGACCGCGCCGGCCGCCACCGGGCGACGGCGCCGCTCCGGCGGGGCCGGGCGGCGTCAGCCGCTGACCCCCGGCCCGCCGGTCTCCAGACGTCCGGTGAACCTGCGCGACCAGGTGGTGTCGGAGTCGACCGTGACGGTGAAGTCGTACCAGCCGTTCGTGAGCGCGACCACGTTGAAGAAGTCCTCCGTGGTGGAACCGGCGGCGACGGTGTAGGTCCACGGACCATCGCCGCGGTAGTGGGTGGACGTGATGGTGAACTTCACCGCCGCGGAGCCGGAGTTGACCATCGCGAACCAGAGGGCGAGCTTGCCCGTGCCGGCCTCCGTGGCGTACCGGGTGCGGACCTCCGCCGTCTTGCCCGCCTTGGTTGCGTCGCCCCGGAAGCGGCGCAGGAAGCGGTTGGGGCCGGTCATGGTGAGGTCGTACGCGCCGCCGCCGTATCCGGAGCCGATGTTGAAGAAGTCCGAGGCGGTGCCGCCGGCATCCACCGTGTACTGCCACGGGGTGGTGTCGCGGTAGGCGTTGGGGTGGATGGAGAAGTGGGCCGCCCGGGTCGCCGGCGCCCCCTGGTTGGCCATCGTGAACCAGGCGAGGATCTTCCCGGAAGCACCGAACTCCAGCCGGTCCAGGTACCCGTTGGGCTGATACGGCAGGGCCCGGGACGGACGGGTGCCGGGCTCCTGCACGGGCAGGGCGTTGTTCGTCGGTACGGGGTTGGGCAGCGGCCCGCACGTCGAGAGCCCGATCACGGCGGTCGCGGGCAGCGCCACCGTGCCCTTGACCGGGTGGGCGAAGTCGAAGACGCCTGTCAGGTCCCCGCTCACCTTGCGCCGCCATTCGCTGATGTTGGGGCAGGTGGCGGGCGTGCCGAGGGCGGTCGTCCAGGTCTCCAGGAAGCGCAGCACCGAGGTGTGCTCGAAGACCTCCGAGGAGACCCAGCCGCCGCGGGTCCAGGGAGAGACGACGGTCATCGGGACGCGGAAGCCGAAGCCGTACGGCACACCGTTCAGGAACTCGCCGGGGGTCCCGGCGGGCGGGGCGGGAGGCGGCACGTGGTCGAAGAAGCCGTCGTTCTCGTCGTAGTTAAGGAACAGGACGGTGGAATCGAAGACGTCCGGGTCCGCCGCGAGGGCCCGGTAGACGAGGTCGACGAAGTGGGCACCGTCGCCGGGCGGGGCGTAGGGGTGTTCGGAGAACGCTTGGTTCGGGACCACCCAGGAGACCTGCGGCAAGGTCCCGGCGAGGACGTCCGCCTTGATGGCCGCGGCGATGTCGTCCGGGGTGGACCCGGTCACCTTCGGGACGGAGGACATGCCCCGGTCGTACAGCGGGTCGCCGGCCTTGGCGCCCGCGAAGGCCTTGAAGTAGGCGCAGCCGTTGTCCCCGTAGTTGTCCTGGGCGTTCTGGTAGACCTTCCAGCTCACTCCGGCCGCCTGGAGCGCCTGCGCGTAGTTCTGCCACGTCAGACCGGACTCGTCGCCGCCGTCGTAGCTGGCCGCGTCGACCTTGCCGCTCCACAGGTAGGTGCGGTTCGGGCCGGTGGCGCTGAGGGTGGAGCAGAAGTAGGCGTCGCAGACCGTGTAGGCGTCGGCGAGCGCGTAGTGGAAGGGGAGGTCCGAGCGGTCGAGGTAGCCGAGCGAGCGGACACTGCCGACGCCCGACACCCAGTTGTCCAGGCGGCCCTTGTTCCACGCGGAGTGCTGGGAGGACCAGGAGTGCGGCAGGTCGCCGTTGCACTGGGCGAGGGTCTCGCCGTCCTGGCCGCCCGCGGCCGGCGTCGCGCTCAGCTTCCAGGGGAACTGGCGGCCCGTGCCGTTGGGCTGGTCGAAGACCGAGCGGTCGCCCGCCAGGGTGACGGTGCCGCGGTCGTCGAAGCCCCGTACGCCCTTCAGCCGTCCGAAGTAGTGGTCGAAGCTGCGGTTCTCCTGCATCAGGATCACCACGTGGCGCACGTCCGTGATGGTGCCCGTCGCGGTGGTGCCGGCCGCGCCCTCGGCCTCGGCGGGACGCGATCCCGCGCCCAGCGTCAGGCCGGCCGCCACGGAGGCACCGAGCCCCACGAAGCCCCTACGGCTGATCGGTGTCATTCGCCCGCCCTCGTCCTCGCGGGTGCCCCTGCGGCACGCCGGGCGTAAGGATGCCCGCCCGGCAAGGAGCCAACCGGGCGGGCGGATGATCCCTGGATGAACGGCCCCCGACCCGCCAGGGGCCGTTCGTCCGGGGACCGCTCGTCCAGGGGCCGCTCGTCCCCCGGGTCCGGTCAGCCGCCGACGGTGAACCAGGTCGCCCGGGACTTCTTGAACTCGGCGTGGTCCAGGTCCTTCGCCTCCGTGCCGTCCCCGTAGAGGTCGGCCGCCCCCGCGTCGGTGATCAGCTGCGCGCGGGTGCCCGCGACCGTCAGGTCCGGCACGGAGACGACGGCCTCCCAGCCGCCCGGGTCGGTGGTGGGCAGGTCGGTGCGCTTGACGGGGGCGTGGCCGGCGACGCCGTCCCAGCTGTAGAGGGCGTACGGGTCGGAGTTGTCGTCCGCCTCCCAGGAACCGGCCACGATGAGGTACTGGTTGGACGCGTTCTTGCGGATGTCGCGGATCGCGAGGCCGCCGAGGTCCAGCTCGATCGGCGTGCCGAAGACCGCCTTGGCGCCGC includes the following:
- the dapD gene encoding 2,3,4,5-tetrahydropyridine-2,6-dicarboxylate N-succinyltransferase, with product MTDTTSQGSSRTTGAVAAGLATIAGNGTVLDTWYPAPELAAEPGPAGTQRLTADEAVNLLGEGAAKAVGVDARRGVEVVAVRTVISSLDDKPLDAHDAYLRLHLLSHRLVQPHGQNLDGVFGLLANVAWTSLGPVAVDDLDKVRLNARAEGLHLQVTSVDKFPRMTDYVAPKGVRIADADRVRLGAHLASGTTVMHEGFVNFNAGTLGTSMVEGRISAGVVIGDGSDIGGGASTMGTLSGGGKERIVIGERCLIGAEAGIGIALGDECVVEAGLYVTAGTRVTMPDGQVVKARDLSGASNILFRRNSVTGAVEARPNNAVWDGLNDILHAHN
- a CDS encoding molybdopterin-dependent oxidoreductase, with product MSQPLTEQPTRPAEFALTGDLGVPARLTVRDLLAWPQHRTRVSFECATSGVRHHGFEGPLLHDVLRDARPGFDPVRRKDRLRFLIAVTGADGHRTLLTWAEIDPDFAGAPVLPAVGIDGAPLHRTGPQLVLPQDRCGGRHVSGIRSIRVDGHYTAREGVGQSIACGLSLPGNNDLRA
- a CDS encoding SMI1/KNR4 family protein; its protein translation is MEDAISGAIAVLREAFPAEVRHCPLDREELGVWERRHGVVLPEPYRTFVTEIANGTDDGPPDEGGLLPLGEKPDSWAVWEADCWMSPEPFDGAALRVPGQPFPLEEEWQWEYDYYDHTRHSSLLHQTYQHGSVLLGSDRPGEYWTLAVTGPQRGRVWWLRDGCAAPYVDRPSDQPGGDFLHWVRDWHVGQGWWRAE
- a CDS encoding VOC family protein, which gives rise to MASSWYTLVVDAHDMSSLARFWCQVLDWKVVYEDADEVTIGANAEALPGLCFVSVPERKTAKNRLHIDLSPDDQAAEVERILALGATRADVGQGGDVSWVVLADPEGNEFCVLRPKKTLQD
- a CDS encoding phosphocholine-specific phospholipase C, with amino-acid sequence MTPISRRGFVGLGASVAAGLTLGAGSRPAEAEGAAGTTATGTITDVRHVVILMQENRSFDHYFGRLKGVRGFDDRGTVTLAGDRSVFDQPNGTGRQFPWKLSATPAAGGQDGETLAQCNGDLPHSWSSQHSAWNKGRLDNWVSGVGSVRSLGYLDRSDLPFHYALADAYTVCDAYFCSTLSATGPNRTYLWSGKVDAASYDGGDESGLTWQNYAQALQAAGVSWKVYQNAQDNYGDNGCAYFKAFAGAKAGDPLYDRGMSSVPKVTGSTPDDIAAAIKADVLAGTLPQVSWVVPNQAFSEHPYAPPGDGAHFVDLVYRALAADPDVFDSTVLFLNYDENDGFFDHVPPPAPPAGTPGEFLNGVPYGFGFRVPMTVVSPWTRGGWVSSEVFEHTSVLRFLETWTTALGTPATCPNISEWRRKVSGDLTGVFDFAHPVKGTVALPATAVIGLSTCGPLPNPVPTNNALPVQEPGTRPSRALPYQPNGYLDRLEFGASGKILAWFTMANQGAPATRAAHFSIHPNAYRDTTPWQYTVDAGGTASDFFNIGSGYGGGAYDLTMTGPNRFLRRFRGDATKAGKTAEVRTRYATEAGTGKLALWFAMVNSGSAAVKFTITSTHYRGDGPWTYTVAAGSTTEDFFNVVALTNGWYDFTVTVDSDTTWSRRFTGRLETGGPGVSG